A single Streptomyces sp. 2114.4 DNA region contains:
- the ggt gene encoding gamma-glutamyltransferase: MAVRRTAVAAASAAALSLSLLATACQVNAAPSAADAKERPPAKKAVATGSGGAVSSVNPYASRAGLEVLRKGGNAVDAAVATASALGVVEPYSAGVGGGGYMVYYDAKAKKVHTLDGRETAPRSMRADSFLDRSTGKPLPTEDAINSGLSVGVPGTPATWQKALKDWGTVSLAKALRPATRIADDGFVVNDEFRAQTAMNEKRFRDIKSTADLFLPQGKLPVVGSRFRNPDLARTYRLLARKGIDALYHGEVGRDVVRTVQKPPMAPGARHKARPGLMRTADLADYTAKRREPTRTGYHGLDVYSMGPSSAGGTTVGEALNILGNFHLSKADKVQALHHYLEASRISFADRNRWVGDPAFSDVPTKQLLSKEFGKARACQIRPDKALTSPLAPADPRHPDAGCDRKTGNKQPHEGPSTTHLVTSDRWGNVVSYTLTIEQTGGSAITVPGRGFLLNNELTDFDFAPLTKGTPDPNLPGPGKRPRSSMSPTIVMRDGKPMIAVGSPGGATIITTVLQTLVNRLDLGMSLPAAVAAPRLSQRNQTATEAEPAFLASPERKKLEAMGHHFVLAPKAFTPSPEIGAVAALEFLPQGKVTAVAEPKRRGGGSAMVLNESR; encoded by the coding sequence ATGGCTGTCCGTCGTACCGCTGTCGCCGCCGCATCAGCGGCTGCGCTCAGTCTCTCCCTGCTGGCCACCGCGTGCCAGGTCAACGCCGCCCCATCGGCCGCCGACGCCAAGGAGCGGCCGCCCGCGAAGAAGGCCGTGGCCACCGGCAGCGGTGGGGCCGTCTCCAGCGTCAACCCGTACGCCTCACGGGCCGGGCTCGAGGTGTTGCGCAAGGGAGGCAACGCCGTGGACGCCGCGGTGGCCACCGCGTCCGCGCTCGGCGTGGTCGAGCCCTACTCGGCAGGGGTGGGCGGGGGCGGCTACATGGTCTACTACGACGCCAAGGCCAAGAAGGTACACACCCTCGACGGCCGGGAGACCGCTCCGCGCAGCATGCGCGCGGACTCCTTCCTCGACCGATCCACCGGCAAGCCCCTCCCCACCGAGGACGCCATCAACTCGGGCCTGTCGGTCGGTGTCCCGGGCACGCCGGCGACATGGCAGAAGGCGCTCAAGGACTGGGGCACGGTCTCCCTGGCGAAGGCCCTGCGCCCGGCCACCCGGATCGCTGACGACGGCTTCGTGGTCAACGACGAGTTCCGGGCCCAGACCGCCATGAACGAGAAGCGGTTCCGCGACATCAAGTCCACCGCCGACCTGTTCCTGCCCCAGGGCAAACTCCCGGTGGTCGGCTCACGCTTCCGCAACCCCGATCTCGCCCGCACCTACCGGCTGCTCGCCCGTAAGGGCATCGACGCGCTCTACCACGGCGAGGTGGGGCGGGATGTGGTGCGGACCGTCCAGAAGCCGCCGATGGCCCCCGGCGCCCGGCACAAGGCCCGTCCCGGGCTGATGCGGACGGCCGACCTCGCCGACTACACCGCCAAACGCAGGGAACCGACCCGGACCGGCTACCACGGTCTGGACGTCTACTCCATGGGACCGTCCTCGGCCGGCGGCACCACGGTGGGGGAGGCGCTGAACATCCTGGGCAACTTCCACCTCTCCAAGGCCGACAAGGTCCAGGCCCTGCACCACTACCTGGAAGCCAGCCGGATCTCCTTCGCCGATCGCAACCGCTGGGTGGGCGACCCCGCGTTCTCGGACGTGCCCACCAAGCAGCTGCTCTCGAAGGAGTTCGGCAAGGCACGGGCCTGTCAGATCCGTCCCGACAAGGCGCTGACCAGCCCGCTGGCTCCCGCCGACCCGCGCCATCCGGATGCGGGCTGTGACCGGAAGACCGGCAACAAGCAACCGCACGAGGGGCCTTCGACCACGCATCTGGTCACCTCGGACCGCTGGGGCAACGTCGTCTCCTACACCCTGACGATCGAGCAGACCGGTGGCTCGGCCATCACCGTGCCCGGACGCGGATTCCTCCTCAACAACGAGCTGACCGACTTCGACTTCGCGCCGCTCACCAAGGGGACGCCGGACCCGAACCTGCCCGGCCCCGGCAAGCGGCCGCGCAGCAGCATGTCGCCGACGATCGTCATGCGGGACGGCAAGCCGATGATCGCCGTCGGTTCACCGGGCGGCGCCACGATCATCACCACGGTGCTGCAGACCCTGGTCAACCGTCTGGACCTCGGCATGTCGCTGCCGGCAGCGGTCGCCGCACCGCGGCTGTCGCAACGGAACCAGACGGCGACAGAAGCCGAACCGGCCTTCCTGGCCTCGCCCGAACGCAAGAAGCTGGAAGCCATGGGCCACCATTTCGTCCTGGCTCCGAAGGCCTTCACCCCGTCACCGGAGATCGGGGCGGTGGCCGCCCTGGAATTCCTGCCGCAGGGCAAGGTCACCGCGGTGGCCGAACCCAAGCGCCGTGGCGGCGGTTCGGCCATGGTGCTCAACGAGTCCCGCTGA
- a CDS encoding TIGR03668 family PPOX class F420-dependent oxidoreductase: MTNDQAREHFTRARIGRLATVDANGRPHLVPAVFAVTGDTVVFAVDHKPKRTVRLKRLAHIRARPEVCLLVDGYEEDWDRLWWARADGTAVVLPPAGEAAVSARYVDLLVRKYRQQYGDRPPEGPVVEIAVSRWSGWRAS; encoded by the coding sequence ATGACGAATGACCAGGCCCGGGAGCACTTCACCCGGGCCCGGATCGGCCGGCTCGCGACCGTCGACGCCAACGGTCGCCCGCACCTGGTCCCCGCGGTCTTCGCCGTCACCGGGGACACCGTCGTCTTCGCCGTGGACCACAAGCCGAAGCGGACGGTCCGGTTGAAGCGGCTGGCCCATATCCGTGCCCGTCCCGAGGTGTGCCTCCTCGTCGACGGTTATGAGGAGGACTGGGACCGCTTGTGGTGGGCGCGGGCGGACGGCACCGCCGTGGTGCTGCCGCCGGCCGGCGAAGCGGCGGTGTCGGCGCGTTACGTAGACCTGCTGGTGCGGAAGTACCGGCAGCAGTACGGCGACCGTCCGCCGGAAGGACCTGTGGTGGAGATCGCGGTGAGCCGCTGGTCGGGGTGGCGCGCCAGCTGA
- a CDS encoding DNA-binding transcriptional regulator, translated as MPSEEELFAAVDALLEGEPQLPSPAERSRLREAAGVTQARLAQVLRTTPQTVKNWEHGRSEPRPPRLQAYLRLLDGWATQHPAPASEQPAAPAPAPTAAPPVSAPVPAPEAAPVHGPSASRRTAARQTAARQTGTTKTAAGQAGAKRAAAKRTAPAEADDPRFAHGPLAVLDGDGSAYCVGGLVLDCPAKTFPTLVEWALTEAKLGAARLHRHGKDADPLIVLTDTAAERLGLPAVLEDRRGLRLPEDHKVLRQLAKAKWKLTKRGFGPWARIYRPAEHGKRQCVQFAILPWGALDTRSWGETDRLPPAEVAAVLGTYATRVLTPRGSTAVCGLELMSALRPPTRAVKDPATGSWVSGPNPGALTEPVDPAPPEAPAEHPLVATRYPRHHVRTPDQVIDEEAYDWFRPLTDEECTQGYTHAVGIDVNMAFAAAANRLVIGTGPATHVKNPAFEPKLPGSWLVDLSHIETDPRLPSPFTPRGTRPAGPAWYATSTVAYAVELGYDVAPAEAYVRHEHAAYFDAWYTHLRDAYIATMADLGVTTGMPDEDFLAAMDRHKSVDPGQAAVLSAIKSTVKGGIGKLRERPQGIAYRFGEPWPALSRATWSPHARAELIGKVRTNQHRKLMAWARAGLFPVAILSDCAVYLSHGPSPLDFMPRTPDGKPLPGGFRLGVSPGMVKHEGTRDFLWLAQTIEEDRINPARHIKGDDAPDTGE; from the coding sequence ATGCCCAGCGAGGAAGAGCTGTTCGCGGCGGTTGACGCACTGCTGGAGGGCGAGCCGCAGTTGCCGTCACCGGCCGAGCGGTCCCGGCTCCGGGAGGCGGCCGGTGTCACGCAGGCCCGTCTCGCCCAGGTGCTGCGCACGACGCCGCAGACGGTGAAGAACTGGGAGCACGGCCGCAGCGAGCCCCGGCCGCCCCGACTGCAGGCGTATCTGCGACTGTTGGACGGCTGGGCCACGCAGCATCCGGCGCCCGCGTCCGAACAGCCGGCCGCGCCCGCCCCGGCCCCCACCGCCGCGCCCCCCGTCTCCGCACCCGTCCCCGCACCCGAGGCGGCACCCGTCCACGGGCCGTCGGCATCGAGGCGCACGGCCGCGAGGCAGACGGCCGCGAGGCAGACGGGAACGACGAAGACCGCGGCGGGGCAGGCCGGCGCGAAACGGGCCGCAGCGAAGAGAACGGCCCCGGCCGAGGCCGACGACCCGCGCTTCGCCCACGGCCCGCTCGCGGTGCTGGACGGTGACGGCTCGGCCTACTGCGTCGGGGGCCTGGTCCTGGACTGCCCGGCCAAGACCTTCCCCACGCTGGTCGAATGGGCCCTGACCGAGGCGAAACTCGGCGCTGCGAGGCTCCACCGCCACGGCAAGGACGCCGACCCCCTGATCGTCCTCACCGACACGGCCGCCGAACGACTCGGGCTCCCTGCCGTCCTGGAGGACCGGCGCGGGCTGCGACTCCCGGAGGACCACAAGGTCCTGCGGCAACTGGCCAAGGCCAAGTGGAAGCTGACCAAGCGTGGGTTCGGCCCCTGGGCCCGGATCTACCGGCCCGCCGAGCACGGCAAGCGGCAGTGCGTGCAGTTCGCGATCCTGCCGTGGGGCGCCCTCGACACCCGCTCCTGGGGGGAGACCGACCGGCTGCCACCGGCCGAAGTCGCCGCCGTCCTGGGCACGTACGCCACTCGGGTCCTCACTCCGCGCGGTTCCACGGCCGTCTGCGGCCTGGAACTGATGAGCGCGCTGCGCCCGCCGACCCGCGCGGTCAAGGACCCGGCGACCGGCTCCTGGGTGTCCGGGCCGAACCCGGGCGCGCTGACCGAGCCGGTCGACCCCGCGCCGCCCGAGGCCCCCGCCGAGCACCCCCTCGTCGCCACCCGCTACCCCCGCCACCACGTACGCACCCCGGACCAGGTCATCGACGAGGAGGCGTACGACTGGTTCCGCCCCCTCACCGACGAGGAGTGCACCCAGGGCTACACCCATGCGGTCGGCATCGACGTCAACATGGCCTTCGCCGCCGCCGCCAACCGGCTCGTCATCGGCACCGGCCCGGCAACCCACGTGAAGAACCCGGCGTTCGAGCCCAAGCTGCCCGGCTCCTGGCTCGTCGACCTCTCGCACATCGAGACCGACCCCCGGCTGCCCAGCCCCTTCACGCCCAGGGGGACCCGGCCGGCCGGACCTGCCTGGTACGCGACATCGACCGTCGCCTACGCGGTGGAACTCGGCTACGACGTGGCACCGGCAGAGGCGTACGTCCGCCACGAGCACGCCGCCTACTTCGACGCCTGGTACACCCACCTGCGCGACGCCTACATCGCCACCATGGCCGACCTCGGCGTCACCACCGGCATGCCCGACGAGGACTTCCTAGCCGCGATGGACCGTCACAAGAGCGTCGATCCGGGGCAGGCGGCCGTCCTGTCGGCCATCAAGTCGACGGTCAAGGGCGGCATCGGCAAGCTGCGGGAACGCCCGCAGGGCATCGCCTACAGATTCGGCGAGCCCTGGCCGGCCCTCTCCCGCGCCACCTGGAGCCCGCACGCCAGGGCAGAGCTGATCGGCAAGGTACGCACCAACCAGCACCGCAAACTCATGGCATGGGCGAGGGCCGGTCTCTTTCCCGTGGCCATCCTGTCCGACTGCGCCGTCTACCTCTCCCACGGCCCCAGCCCGCTGGACTTCATGCCCCGCACCCCCGACGGCAAGCCCTTGCCCGGAGGGTTCCGCCTCGGCGTCAGCCCCGGCATGGTCAAACACGAAGGCACCCGCGACTTCCTCTGGCTCGCCCAGACGATCGAAGAGGACCGGATCAACCCGGCCCGCCACATCAAGGGCGACGACGCCCCCGACACCGGAGAGTAG
- a CDS encoding DNA-binding protein — translation MGILRDSLDKAEANTATRPIPKSAGAQVRFLVKQEKGSTMAVARLLRVSQRTVERYLKAQIKRPRKDLAARMEREVRKRWQPRVREKAKQDAARTGGIVIETRARFGFAAAPGTTDDGRIRLITQHLPPAYAARLFEAQASGATEQQLRNIAAEGLQEIYFKDHGRRADGLLVKFTDIDYVELEF, via the coding sequence ATGGGCATCCTCCGCGACAGTCTCGACAAGGCCGAGGCGAACACCGCCACCCGCCCGATCCCGAAATCGGCCGGCGCCCAAGTACGGTTCCTGGTCAAGCAGGAGAAAGGCTCCACCATGGCCGTCGCGCGGCTGCTGCGCGTCTCCCAGCGCACGGTCGAGCGCTACCTCAAGGCGCAGATCAAACGGCCCCGCAAGGACCTCGCCGCCCGCATGGAGCGCGAGGTACGCAAACGGTGGCAGCCACGGGTGCGCGAGAAGGCGAAGCAGGACGCGGCCCGTACCGGCGGCATCGTCATCGAAACGCGGGCCCGGTTCGGATTCGCCGCCGCACCCGGCACCACCGACGACGGCCGGATCCGCCTCATCACCCAGCACCTCCCGCCCGCCTACGCGGCCCGCCTCTTCGAAGCCCAGGCATCGGGCGCCACCGAGCAGCAGTTGCGGAACATCGCGGCCGAAGGCCTGCAGGAGATCTACTTCAAGGACCACGGCCGCCGCGCCGACGGCCTCCTGGTGAAGTTCACCGACATCGACTACGTCGAGCTGGAATTCTGA
- a CDS encoding LysR family transcriptional regulator has product MDPQQLRTFVAVVDHRSFSVAAQALGYTQSAVSQHIASLETDLEAPLLTRRPVAPTEAGERLLDHARPLLLRLEAARADVVRLRQVRPGRLAVACTPGALTPATALALVRARTEAPQLATSVRVCGRREAVQAVLTGAADLALVDGAVAPSDPLPLPDAGPLTAFALSEEPLAVLLPAAHPLVGRPALRLADLAAARWIDAPDAAIPLAQLRAAAQSDGFGHQLTYTGTDIRGLSVLVAAGAGLTVAALPAAGELPGIVAVPITEPRLVHRTELLHPRTPTTPAAELVDTLRRAQ; this is encoded by the coding sequence ATGGATCCACAGCAGCTGCGTACTTTCGTCGCCGTGGTCGACCACCGTTCCTTCTCCGTCGCCGCCCAGGCCCTCGGCTACACGCAGTCCGCGGTCTCGCAGCACATCGCGAGCCTGGAGACCGATCTGGAGGCGCCGCTGCTCACCCGCCGCCCGGTGGCGCCGACCGAGGCGGGCGAGCGGCTGCTGGATCACGCCCGGCCGCTGCTGCTGCGCCTGGAGGCGGCGCGGGCCGACGTCGTGCGCCTGCGGCAGGTGCGCCCGGGGCGGCTCGCGGTGGCCTGCACGCCGGGCGCGCTGACGCCCGCCACCGCGCTCGCTCTGGTACGCGCACGCACCGAGGCCCCGCAGCTCGCGACCTCGGTGCGGGTGTGTGGTCGTCGCGAGGCGGTCCAGGCGGTGCTGACCGGCGCAGCCGACCTGGCGCTGGTCGACGGGGCCGTGGCACCCAGCGACCCGCTGCCGCTGCCCGACGCCGGACCCCTGACCGCCTTCGCCCTCAGCGAGGAACCTCTCGCGGTACTCCTGCCCGCCGCCCACCCGCTCGTCGGCCGTCCGGCGCTGCGGCTGGCCGACCTCGCCGCCGCCCGCTGGATCGACGCACCCGACGCCGCCATACCCCTGGCCCAGCTACGGGCCGCCGCCCAGTCCGACGGCTTCGGCCACCAACTCACCTACACCGGAACCGACATCCGCGGACTGTCCGTCCTGGTGGCCGCTGGAGCCGGCCTCACCGTTGCCGCCCTGCCCGCAGCCGGAGAGCTCCCCGGCATCGTGGCCGTACCGATCACCGAGCCCCGTCTCGTGCACCGCACCGAGCTCCTTCACCCCCGCACACCCACCACCCCGGCCGCCGAACTCGTCGACACCTTGCGGCGCGCGCAGTGA
- a CDS encoding choice-of-anchor C family protein, which produces MVSLRVSVATVAAAGLLALLPGTALAAPVALDDGSFEYPAAPANSVSVLQAGQSLGPWTVDSGSVDLIGSGFWQAADGAQSVDLNGSGPGKVSQTFATTAGKTYTVSYALAGNPAGNQGVKTGAVLIDGQNFQDFSFDTTGKTFARMGYVGRQVTFVATGASTTLSFASTTASGAYGPVIDNVRVGSCCSCSSCSG; this is translated from the coding sequence ATGGTGTCCTTACGCGTATCCGTCGCCACCGTTGCCGCTGCCGGCCTGCTGGCTCTCCTGCCCGGTACCGCGCTGGCGGCCCCGGTCGCGCTCGATGACGGCAGCTTCGAATACCCGGCCGCGCCCGCGAACTCCGTCAGTGTGCTGCAGGCGGGGCAGTCCCTCGGCCCCTGGACGGTCGACAGTGGTTCGGTGGACCTGATCGGCAGCGGCTTTTGGCAGGCGGCTGACGGCGCTCAGTCCGTCGACCTCAACGGCTCGGGCCCGGGCAAGGTGTCGCAGACCTTCGCGACGACGGCGGGCAAGACGTACACGGTCTCCTACGCGCTGGCCGGCAACCCGGCGGGCAATCAGGGCGTGAAGACAGGTGCGGTTCTCATTGACGGACAGAACTTCCAGGACTTCTCGTTCGACACCACGGGCAAGACATTTGCCCGGATGGGTTACGTGGGACGTCAGGTGACGTTCGTGGCCACCGGTGCCTCCACGACCTTGTCGTTCGCCAGCACCACTGCCAGTGGCGCCTACGGTCCGGTGATCGACAACGTACGGGTCGGGTCCTGCTGCTCCTGCTCGTCCTGCTCCGGCTGA
- a CDS encoding PPOX class F420-dependent oxidoreductase, whose product MTVIFDEAVRARLQAPNIWYVGTVFADGAPQVSPMWVDLEGEGELMFNTSVGRVKEENLRRDPRVYLSHADADNPFDRVQISGEVARFIDGQEAHDHMDRLARKYLGSERFEWIMPGEQRVAVIVRPVKVRHIVGVERFRPGGPVPAP is encoded by the coding sequence ATGACTGTGATCTTTGACGAAGCCGTCCGCGCCCGGCTGCAAGCCCCCAACATCTGGTACGTCGGCACCGTGTTCGCCGACGGAGCACCGCAGGTCAGCCCGATGTGGGTGGATCTGGAGGGCGAGGGTGAGCTGATGTTCAACACCTCGGTGGGCCGGGTGAAGGAGGAGAACCTGCGCCGCGACCCCCGCGTCTATCTCTCGCACGCGGACGCCGACAATCCCTTCGACCGAGTGCAGATCAGCGGCGAGGTGGCCCGCTTCATCGACGGCCAGGAGGCGCACGACCACATGGACCGGCTGGCCCGGAAGTACCTGGGCAGTGAACGGTTCGAGTGGATCATGCCGGGGGAGCAGCGGGTTGCGGTGATCGTGCGCCCGGTCAAGGTGCGTCACATCGTCGGGGTGGAGCGGTTCCGGCCCGGCGGCCCCGTCCCCGCGCCGTGA
- a CDS encoding lamin tail domain-containing protein: MLRKTSRIAATVLGSVALAATAVLPAAAAGHGHGHAPAPHHRSAVVLGAIQYDSPGRDDYSNRSLNAEYVTVKNNGRAAVNLRGWTLSDRAGHTYRFGNVRLGGHSQVRVHTGIGRDNRWDLFQDRRDYVWDNHRGTAVLSNDHRRVVDCESWGQHGHGGRHGHWGHWGHAH, translated from the coding sequence GTGCTCCGTAAGACTTCGCGTATCGCCGCCACGGTCCTCGGCTCCGTGGCTCTGGCGGCCACCGCCGTCCTCCCGGCCGCTGCCGCCGGCCACGGCCACGGCCATGCTCCGGCTCCGCACCACCGCTCGGCGGTGGTGCTCGGTGCCATCCAGTACGACAGCCCCGGGCGGGACGACTACTCCAACAGGAGCCTGAACGCCGAGTACGTGACGGTGAAGAACAACGGCCGTGCGGCGGTCAACCTGCGTGGCTGGACCCTTTCGGACCGCGCGGGCCACACCTACCGCTTCGGCAACGTCCGTCTGGGTGGCCACTCACAGGTCCGTGTCCACACGGGTATCGGCCGTGACAACCGCTGGGACCTCTTCCAGGACCGTCGCGACTACGTCTGGGACAACCACAGGGGCACCGCGGTCCTGAGCAACGACCACCGCCGGGTCGTTGACTGCGAGAGCTGGGGTCAGCACGGCCACGGTGGGCGCCACGGTCACTGGGGCCACTGGGGTCACGCCCACTGA
- a CDS encoding DUF2690 domain-containing protein — translation MRSVIRLAVTAAAALLLTLSGTVPGNAAPAPVTAHCSGSGCAGKSPASTGCDHQARTVRRSTEIGPLVELRYSSACRAAWVRVTHARGGDRIEARNKGGACRHTSCYAKTVAAGHSSAYTAMVNDKGIKAWGCLQRRNGNVVCTEAY, via the coding sequence GTGCGCAGCGTCATACGTCTCGCCGTCACCGCCGCAGCCGCCCTCCTGTTGACCCTGTCCGGAACCGTGCCCGGGAACGCGGCTCCCGCCCCGGTCACGGCCCACTGCTCGGGCAGCGGCTGCGCCGGGAAGAGCCCCGCGAGCACCGGCTGCGACCACCAGGCGCGCACCGTCCGCCGCAGCACCGAAATCGGCCCCTTGGTGGAGCTGCGCTACAGCTCGGCCTGCCGGGCGGCATGGGTCCGTGTCACCCATGCGCGGGGCGGTGACCGGATCGAGGCGCGGAACAAGGGCGGCGCGTGCCGGCACACCTCCTGCTACGCGAAGACGGTGGCAGCGGGCCACTCCTCCGCGTACACCGCCATGGTCAACGACAAGGGGATCAAGGCCTGGGGCTGCCTGCAGCGGCGCAACGGCAACGTCGTCTGTACGGAGGCATATTGA
- a CDS encoding antibiotic biosynthesis monooxygenase, which yields MPVGFVAFHYPRPEYVEEFTDRVHKAAEFLRPRPGCLSVECWATTDGEAIVTTGRFESEEALQAAFAGALESGVIVDADEREVRPRQFFTLLAR from the coding sequence ATGCCGGTCGGATTCGTTGCTTTCCACTACCCGCGGCCTGAGTACGTCGAGGAGTTCACCGACCGTGTGCACAAGGCTGCTGAGTTCCTGCGGCCCAGGCCGGGTTGCCTGTCGGTCGAATGCTGGGCCACGACCGACGGAGAGGCGATCGTGACCACCGGCCGGTTCGAAAGCGAGGAGGCCCTGCAGGCGGCGTTCGCCGGTGCCCTCGAATCGGGCGTCATCGTCGACGCCGACGAGCGCGAAGTCCGGCCCCGCCAGTTCTTCACTCTGCTTGCCAGGTAG
- a CDS encoding AAA family ATPase: MGNSVWPGPGEESVEPHGGLLLRPRGLVDLRGPGDVPARLSYPPGAVVVVSGLPGSGKSTLLRRWSEAASVVDPRTVHLACEAVMPARLPYAVYRPWARWKYFRWLRTAVRDGEALLVHDCGGRPWMRRWLARSAGRQGRELHLVLLDVGVAEALSGQRARGRWAPRRAFVRHRRGLDRLLGALSGLDAARMPAPRAATDEAGDAPSPHPVRLPKRSAPSANPAADPVPEAKSVVLLDRGSREQVAAVEFVPAPARPPVTEGGVRP, translated from the coding sequence GTGGGTAATTCGGTCTGGCCGGGTCCGGGGGAGGAGTCCGTTGAACCGCACGGGGGGTTGCTGCTGCGGCCGCGCGGACTGGTGGATCTGCGAGGCCCGGGAGACGTGCCGGCCCGGTTGTCGTATCCCCCGGGGGCGGTGGTGGTGGTCTCCGGGCTGCCGGGGAGCGGTAAGAGCACCTTGCTGCGGCGTTGGTCCGAGGCCGCGTCCGTGGTCGACCCGCGCACCGTGCATCTCGCGTGTGAGGCGGTGATGCCGGCCCGGTTGCCGTACGCGGTGTACCGCCCGTGGGCGCGGTGGAAGTACTTCCGGTGGCTGCGTACGGCGGTACGCGACGGCGAGGCGTTGCTCGTCCACGATTGCGGTGGCCGGCCGTGGATGCGCCGGTGGCTGGCGAGAAGCGCTGGACGGCAGGGACGCGAACTGCACCTGGTGCTGCTGGACGTAGGGGTGGCCGAGGCGCTGTCGGGGCAGCGGGCCCGCGGCCGGTGGGCCCCGCGCCGCGCCTTCGTCCGGCATCGCCGAGGCCTCGACCGGTTGCTCGGGGCGTTGTCCGGACTCGACGCGGCCCGGATGCCTGCCCCACGAGCTGCCACCGATGAAGCCGGTGACGCGCCATCCCCACACCCCGTCAGGCTCCCGAAGCGGTCCGCACCGTCCGCGAACCCGGCCGCCGACCCGGTGCCGGAGGCGAAATCGGTGGTCCTGCTGGACCGCGGTTCACGAGAGCAGGTGGCGGCCGTCGAGTTCGTCCCCGCACCGGCCCGTCCGCCCGTGACGGAGGGCGGGGTACGGCCGTAG
- a CDS encoding AI-2E family transporter, which yields MRNRSGGDRGRDPAAHGVTAQRRRNTARRLARGARVIGIRGSAGGTPERGAGAETEVSPSLRVAAAYGWRLIIVGAAVYAIFAALGRFQLVTLAVFLALVLTALLEPLVSLLNRWMPRSVAVAGGLLLGIVLLFGILSLIGANVAGEWEGLRREFVGGVARIERWLEGPPFRLRAGTLSDLQTRVTRFVSSHRASLISTALSGVGQLVEVLTVGVLALFCAVFFLHSGDRMWGWFGGQLPGRGRHPVRLAGRAAWVTFTGYTRGIVVVAAINAVLVGVTLFVLGVPLAVPLAVLEFFAAFIPLVGSPIALAVAAVVALAAKGPLVAVVVVLLIVAIGQIEGHVLHPLVMSRAVRLHPVVVALSVICGSVTAGVPGAVVAVPLVSVAWSVYGVLRAHPRPPSTPPGR from the coding sequence GTGCGGAACCGATCCGGCGGGGATCGCGGGCGGGATCCCGCTGCCCACGGGGTCACGGCGCAGCGGCGCAGGAACACCGCGCGGCGCCTGGCCCGCGGGGCGCGCGTCATAGGCATCCGCGGGTCGGCCGGGGGCACGCCGGAACGCGGTGCCGGTGCGGAGACCGAGGTCTCGCCGTCGCTGCGGGTGGCGGCGGCCTACGGGTGGCGCCTGATCATCGTGGGTGCCGCCGTCTACGCGATCTTTGCGGCGCTGGGGCGGTTCCAACTGGTGACGCTGGCGGTGTTCCTGGCCCTGGTGCTGACGGCTCTTCTGGAACCGCTGGTCAGTCTGCTGAACCGCTGGATGCCGCGGTCCGTGGCGGTCGCGGGCGGCCTGCTGCTCGGCATCGTGCTCCTCTTCGGCATCCTGAGTCTGATCGGAGCGAATGTCGCGGGGGAGTGGGAGGGACTGCGCCGGGAGTTCGTCGGCGGTGTGGCGAGGATCGAGCGGTGGCTCGAAGGCCCGCCGTTCCGCCTGCGTGCGGGGACGCTCTCGGATCTGCAGACGCGGGTGACACGGTTTGTGTCGAGCCATCGCGCGAGTCTGATCAGCACCGCGCTCAGCGGCGTGGGCCAGCTGGTGGAAGTCCTGACGGTGGGCGTGCTGGCGCTCTTCTGTGCGGTGTTCTTTCTGCATTCGGGCGACCGGATGTGGGGGTGGTTCGGTGGCCAGCTGCCAGGGCGCGGGCGGCATCCCGTACGTCTGGCGGGGCGTGCCGCGTGGGTGACCTTCACCGGGTACACCCGCGGGATCGTGGTGGTGGCCGCGATCAACGCGGTGCTGGTGGGGGTGACGCTCTTCGTGCTGGGGGTCCCCCTCGCCGTCCCGCTGGCCGTGCTGGAGTTCTTCGCCGCCTTCATCCCGCTGGTGGGCTCACCCATCGCCCTGGCCGTGGCCGCCGTCGTGGCGCTGGCCGCCAAGGGGCCGCTGGTGGCGGTGGTCGTGGTGCTGCTGATCGTGGCCATCGGACAGATCGAAGGCCATGTGCTGCATCCCCTCGTGATGAGCCGGGCCGTCCGTCTGCATCCGGTGGTGGTGGCGCTCTCGGTCATCTGCGGCAGCGTCACGGCGGGCGTGCCCGGAGCGGTCGTCGCCGTACCACTGGTCTCCGTGGCCTGGTCCGTGTACGGCGTGCTGCGCGCACACCCACGCCCGCCGTCCACCCCGCCGGGACGCTGA
- a CDS encoding YciI family protein — translation MTHYLLSIYQPDGDGTPPPPEFLEPIMRDVEALKTELRAAGAWVFSGGLHAPSTATVVRQKDDEMLTTDGPYLEGKEHIGGFTVIQAPDLDAALAWGRKLARATTLPIEVRPLQDGSCG, via the coding sequence ATGACGCACTACCTGCTCAGCATCTACCAGCCCGACGGGGACGGGACCCCGCCGCCGCCGGAGTTCCTGGAGCCGATCATGCGGGACGTCGAGGCCCTGAAGACCGAGCTCAGGGCGGCCGGTGCCTGGGTGTTCTCCGGAGGTCTGCACGCGCCGAGCACGGCCACCGTGGTGCGGCAGAAGGACGACGAGATGCTCACGACCGACGGGCCGTACCTCGAGGGCAAGGAGCACATCGGTGGCTTTACCGTCATCCAGGCACCCGATCTCGATGCCGCACTCGCATGGGGCCGCAAGCTCGCCCGCGCTACCACCCTCCCCATCGAGGTCAGGCCGCTGCAGGACGGGTCCTGCGGGTGA